A single window of Vibrio alfacsensis DNA harbors:
- a CDS encoding sigma-70 family RNA polymerase sigma factor, with protein MASQSTLTQIIQQWQDGNKQAESELYQFAYLQLRKIAHQERERNAEKYGLNNKVFSDSVNSTTALIHDAYLKMSHCDMSEIESKRDFFLMAAKVMRQILIDNARSHQAQKRQHITFMKEEDDRFEQLIIMDKALDNFSARYPRQSNALKLKYLMGMKNREICELLECSSSLIEKDLQFSRSWLQSRMAHA; from the coding sequence ATGGCTTCGCAATCAACACTCACACAAATTATTCAGCAATGGCAAGATGGCAATAAACAAGCAGAGAGTGAACTGTATCAATTTGCTTACCTGCAACTGCGTAAGATTGCGCACCAAGAACGTGAACGCAACGCAGAGAAATACGGGTTAAACAATAAGGTGTTTTCTGACAGTGTGAACAGCACCACCGCGTTGATCCACGATGCTTACCTTAAAATGTCTCATTGCGACATGAGTGAAATCGAGAGTAAACGTGACTTTTTCCTGATGGCGGCAAAAGTGATGCGCCAAATCCTGATTGATAATGCACGTTCACATCAAGCACAAAAGCGCCAGCACATCACTTTCATGAAAGAAGAAGATGACCGTTTTGAACAGCTGATTATCATGGATAAAGCACTCGATAACTTTAGCGCTCGTTATCCTCGTCAATCCAACGCGTTAAAACTCAAGTACCTAATGGGAATGAAAAACCGTGAAATTTGCGAGCTGTTAGAGTGCAGTTCAAGCTTGATTGAAAAAGATCTGCAGTTTTCACGCAGCTGGCTGCAATCAAGAATGGCACACGCGTAA
- a CDS encoding SPOR domain-containing protein, which produces MEMKKAHLSTRIAKSSLSLGLLLVCAHYSPLAMADSVLCDASQASHSELPVLEQSCPIGKGVWGKKVPQGGNDFFWIQCGLLPKPMPLAKAKPIYSKITTDVWMKKEQSNYRCLIGPYLDFADARADLHRVKTLVDYKEAFIRVVNKSGAKAQKQTKPAPKPVPKPIANKPKVAPKTVAPVTRPDTDAFKDKPAIESKPESAINSSNVELRLETKWQGVTYAVPYFSDNQNQFYMEHGKPWNRLDYPTSEKVCQVMGMKLATVGEFKALRQSGVMEKNRWPMQLPYWGKDRKGLFADREPNQLTGTSLLNVMCVK; this is translated from the coding sequence ATGGAAATGAAGAAGGCACACCTTTCAACTCGTATTGCCAAATCAAGTCTAAGCCTAGGTTTGTTGCTGGTATGCGCCCATTATTCCCCTCTAGCAATGGCGGACAGTGTTCTATGTGATGCATCGCAAGCGAGCCACAGTGAGTTGCCAGTGTTGGAGCAATCGTGCCCGATTGGCAAAGGGGTATGGGGAAAAAAAGTGCCGCAGGGAGGCAATGATTTTTTCTGGATTCAATGTGGTCTGCTGCCTAAGCCGATGCCACTCGCTAAAGCCAAGCCGATTTATAGTAAGATCACAACCGATGTATGGATGAAGAAAGAGCAAAGTAACTATCGCTGTTTGATTGGGCCGTATCTTGATTTTGCTGATGCAAGGGCGGATTTACACCGCGTAAAAACGTTAGTGGATTACAAAGAAGCGTTTATTCGTGTCGTCAACAAATCGGGTGCGAAAGCCCAAAAGCAGACAAAGCCCGCGCCTAAACCTGTTCCTAAACCAATTGCAAACAAGCCTAAAGTTGCCCCTAAAACAGTAGCGCCTGTGACTCGCCCAGATACTGATGCCTTTAAAGATAAACCAGCGATTGAGTCTAAACCTGAGTCAGCAATAAATAGCAGCAATGTTGAACTGCGGTTAGAAACAAAATGGCAAGGGGTGACCTATGCCGTGCCCTATTTCTCAGATAACCAAAACCAGTTTTACATGGAGCATGGTAAGCCGTGGAATCGTTTAGATTACCCGACCTCTGAGAAAGTTTGCCAAGTGATGGGGATGAAGCTTGCGACGGTTGGTGAGTTTAAAGCGCTGCGTCAATCTGGTGTGATGGAGAAAAACCGCTGGCCGATGCAACTGCCATACTGGGGCAAGGACAGAAAAGGGTTGTTTGCGGATCGAGAGCCGAATCAACTAACCGGCACGTCACTGTTGAATGTGATGTGTGTGAAATGA
- a CDS encoding chromosome partitioning protein ParA encodes MYSRSVALWLSALAIAPVWATSNSTEAKPQSTIKQGFFIDSPVTGLYYKTSSHLSGYTQKGAFQYRPGDVVSFFLGNDDKGYLLTTLSSQEVLTPTMATTKPSRSINMTRLLLSLDSTPENRQEIVLANKVLSDPQFQAQLKRLDLNLLDNAKESLNLDLVSVKEAVEHLNESQQYIEENFSSNEVIFRPKDVTFRNIIIRKKDWQGRACAFDVRHQNHPRYRPPIGEVSFTITDKTLIQHPSIGDYFKGCFLSMDNQILEDIVEPIEKFYEWEGLAGCAQRGCTRNDLNGFSLDDYNDEGDWKYRSVALNFDPTTQLLMEKVQGLGPNKHIRHSNRSEMLWFTYPDTNKNDIDYQGIWQQTQYHQQSMTQTCLLMEQKRVFTLPHASERCPSDTSLYTQDVTTDYLDMWWVNNTEPKADLAQMNVMVRWSPNPAKINYTTWEYLPAGKNWEQGILYRYQQNVSRNRDGSDSIETHTISEFVKVNEDV; translated from the coding sequence ATGTACTCACGTTCAGTGGCTCTATGGCTGTCAGCACTTGCGATAGCCCCGGTTTGGGCAACGTCAAATTCGACAGAGGCCAAACCTCAATCGACAATCAAACAAGGCTTTTTCATCGATTCGCCGGTGACGGGCCTGTATTACAAAACCAGCTCTCACCTTTCTGGTTACACGCAAAAAGGGGCATTTCAATATCGTCCGGGTGATGTTGTAAGCTTTTTCCTCGGTAATGATGACAAAGGCTATTTGCTCACAACGCTATCCAGCCAAGAAGTGCTCACACCAACCATGGCGACCACTAAACCCAGTCGCAGTATCAACATGACCCGTTTATTGCTATCTCTTGATAGCACACCGGAAAACCGCCAAGAAATTGTACTAGCAAACAAAGTCTTATCTGATCCACAGTTCCAAGCGCAACTAAAAAGATTGGATCTCAACCTGCTTGATAATGCCAAAGAGTCTCTCAATCTCGATTTGGTGTCCGTTAAAGAAGCCGTCGAACACCTCAATGAAAGCCAACAATACATAGAGGAAAACTTCTCTTCTAACGAGGTTATTTTTAGACCTAAAGATGTCACATTTCGAAACATCATTATCAGAAAAAAAGACTGGCAAGGTCGAGCTTGTGCGTTTGATGTTCGCCATCAAAATCACCCGCGCTACCGCCCGCCAATTGGCGAAGTCAGTTTTACGATTACCGACAAGACGTTAATCCAGCATCCAAGTATTGGTGATTACTTCAAAGGCTGTTTTTTATCAATGGATAACCAAATCCTTGAGGACATCGTCGAACCCATCGAAAAATTTTACGAGTGGGAAGGATTGGCGGGTTGTGCTCAAAGAGGTTGTACTCGCAATGACCTCAACGGTTTCTCACTCGATGATTACAATGATGAAGGCGACTGGAAATATCGTTCCGTAGCACTGAACTTCGACCCTACGACACAACTGCTTATGGAGAAAGTTCAAGGCCTTGGCCCAAACAAGCACATTCGCCATAGCAACCGCTCTGAGATGCTTTGGTTTACGTACCCTGACACCAATAAAAATGACATCGACTACCAAGGTATTTGGCAACAAACCCAATACCACCAGCAATCCATGACACAAACGTGCTTGCTGATGGAACAGAAGAGAGTCTTCACGCTGCCTCATGCATCGGAGCGTTGCCCATCAGATACGAGTTTGTACACGCAAGACGTCACAACAGATTACTTGGACATGTGGTGGGTTAACAACACAGAGCCAAAAGCTGACCTAGCACAAATGAACGTGATGGTCCGGTGGTCGCCAAATCCGGCGAAAATCAACTACACCACGTGGGAGTACCTCCCAGCAGGAAAAAACTGGGAGCAAGGTATTTTGTATCGCTACCAGCAAAATGTCAGTCGCAACAGAGATGGGTCAGATAGCATCGAAACCCACACAATTTCTGAGTTTGTCAAAGTTAATGAGGATGTATAA
- a CDS encoding dipeptide ABC transporter ATP-binding protein, whose product MSLLEVKNLRIEYPSRHGVHAAVKSLSFNIERGEIVGVVGESGAGKSTVGNAVIDLLSPPGRIASGDVYLDGEIISGLSPEAMRKVRGSKIGFIFQDPMTSLNPLFTVEQQLKETIHANMKVSDEEAYQRALSLMQQVGIPQPENRLKQYPHQFSGGMRQRVVIAIALAGEPELIIADEPTTALDVSIQDQILNLIRELCIKNNVGCMLVTHDMGVVSNVTDRVAVMYRGDLVEFGPTAKVLGDPDHSYTRSLISAVPRSDVKLDRFPLVSYIEEATEMEPLDIKNHWLGQSQDQREYTGPLLDVKNVNLRFVTKDSLFESRREYVQASNNVSFEVHEGETFGLVGESGSGKSTIARVIAGLYEPNSGQVSFEGIELTALKSEKARRPLRRQMQMVFQNPYTSMNPRMKIFDIIAEPIRFHKLTKNEAETRHIVNDLLDHVGLGKMAAVKYPHEFSGGQRQRISIARALATRPRLLICDEPTSALDVSVQAQILNLLKDLQSELNLTMLFISHDLPVIRQMCDRVGVMQMGTLLEVAPTEQLFTAPQHEYSKKLISLMPEFKGLREDIKTA is encoded by the coding sequence ATGTCACTATTAGAGGTGAAAAACCTTCGTATTGAGTACCCATCTCGCCACGGAGTCCACGCGGCGGTGAAATCACTTTCTTTCAATATTGAAAGAGGCGAAATTGTGGGCGTGGTTGGCGAATCAGGTGCGGGTAAATCCACCGTTGGTAACGCTGTTATTGATTTGCTAAGTCCTCCAGGTCGCATCGCGAGTGGTGATGTATACCTTGATGGAGAAATTATTTCTGGGCTGTCCCCAGAGGCGATGCGTAAGGTTCGAGGCTCTAAGATTGGTTTTATTTTCCAAGATCCAATGACCTCACTAAACCCTTTATTTACGGTTGAGCAGCAGCTAAAAGAGACCATTCATGCCAACATGAAAGTGTCGGATGAAGAAGCGTACCAACGTGCGTTGTCTCTTATGCAACAAGTAGGGATACCTCAACCTGAAAACCGCCTAAAACAATATCCTCACCAGTTCTCTGGCGGTATGCGTCAGCGTGTGGTGATTGCAATCGCATTGGCCGGTGAGCCAGAACTTATCATCGCTGATGAGCCAACAACAGCGCTCGATGTATCTATCCAAGATCAAATCCTCAACCTTATTCGTGAATTGTGTATCAAAAACAACGTTGGTTGTATGCTGGTGACGCACGACATGGGGGTGGTATCTAATGTGACTGACCGTGTTGCCGTTATGTACCGTGGTGACTTGGTGGAGTTTGGTCCAACCGCGAAAGTACTTGGCGACCCTGACCATTCTTATACGCGCAGTTTGATTTCTGCCGTTCCTCGCTCTGACGTGAAGCTCGATCGTTTTCCATTGGTCAGCTATATCGAGGAAGCGACAGAAATGGAGCCGCTCGACATCAAAAATCACTGGCTTGGTCAAAGCCAAGATCAACGTGAATATACCGGTCCGTTGCTAGACGTGAAGAACGTCAACCTACGTTTTGTGACTAAAGATTCGTTGTTTGAAAGCCGTCGCGAATACGTGCAGGCATCGAACAATGTTAGTTTTGAAGTGCACGAAGGTGAGACGTTTGGTTTGGTGGGAGAGTCCGGTTCAGGTAAGTCGACCATCGCACGTGTGATTGCTGGTCTGTACGAACCAAACTCAGGCCAAGTGAGCTTTGAGGGCATTGAACTTACGGCGCTAAAATCGGAAAAAGCGCGCCGTCCACTGCGTCGTCAAATGCAGATGGTCTTCCAAAACCCATACACCTCAATGAACCCGCGTATGAAGATTTTTGACATCATCGCGGAGCCAATTCGTTTCCATAAGTTGACTAAGAATGAAGCGGAAACACGCCATATTGTCAATGACCTACTGGATCACGTAGGTTTGGGCAAAATGGCGGCTGTGAAATACCCACATGAATTCTCCGGAGGTCAGCGTCAGCGTATATCAATTGCGCGCGCCCTGGCGACCCGTCCTCGATTACTGATTTGTGATGAACCGACTTCTGCCTTGGATGTGTCGGTACAAGCACAAATTCTGAACTTACTGAAAGATCTGCAAAGTGAACTGAATCTCACCATGTTGTTTATCAGTCACGACTTACCTGTTATTCGTCAGATGTGTGACCGAGTGGGTGTAATGCAGATGGGTACGCTGCTAGAGGTGGCACCAACTGAGCAGCTGTTTACTGCTCCTCAGCATGAATACAGTAAGAAACTGATTTCTCTGATGCCTGAATTCAAGGGCCTACGAGAAGACATTAAAACAGCATAA
- a CDS encoding ABC transporter substrate-binding protein codes for MKTMKSKLAVALMAAGLSFNAMAAEIKVGYASDPVSLDPHEQLSGGTLQFSHMVFDPLVRFTQEMDFEPRLAESWERVNDTTVRFKLREGVKFHSGNDLTADDVVWTFERLQNSPDFKAIFDPYEKIVKVDDYTFDLVTKGPYPLVLQTATYIFPMDSKFYSGQTADGKDKSELVKHGNSFASTNVSGTGPFIVTSREQGVKVEFERFKDYWDKASKGNVDKLTLVPIKEDATRVAALLSGGVDMIHPVAPNDHKRVKDAEGIDLVTLPGTRIITFQMNQNSNEALKDVRVRQAIVHAINNEGIVKKIMKGFATAAGQQSPVGYVGHDDKLVPRYDLKKAKQLMKEAGYENGFTLTMMAPNNRYVNDAKVAQAAAAMLSKIGIKVDLKTMPKAQYWPEFDKCAADMLMIGWHSDTEDSANFNEFLTMTRNEETGRGQYNCGYYSNPEMDKVVEAANVETDPAKRAEMLKGVEATLYNDAAFVPLHWQSEAWGAKSNVKAADIVNPMVMPYFGDLVVE; via the coding sequence ATGAAAACCATGAAAAGCAAATTAGCAGTGGCGCTAATGGCTGCGGGCTTGAGCTTTAATGCGATGGCAGCAGAAATCAAAGTGGGCTACGCCTCCGATCCGGTGTCTCTTGACCCGCATGAGCAGCTATCTGGCGGTACGCTACAGTTTTCTCACATGGTATTTGACCCACTGGTTCGTTTTACTCAAGAGATGGACTTTGAGCCTCGTCTAGCGGAAAGCTGGGAGCGCGTTAACGATACAACGGTCCGCTTTAAGCTACGTGAGGGCGTAAAGTTTCATTCTGGTAATGACTTAACGGCTGACGATGTGGTGTGGACTTTCGAGCGTCTACAAAACTCTCCAGACTTTAAAGCTATCTTTGACCCATACGAAAAAATCGTAAAAGTGGACGATTACACGTTTGATCTTGTGACTAAGGGGCCATACCCACTCGTGCTACAAACGGCAACGTACATCTTCCCAATGGACAGCAAGTTCTACTCAGGTCAAACCGCTGACGGCAAAGACAAGTCTGAGCTCGTGAAGCACGGTAACTCATTTGCATCGACGAACGTTTCTGGTACGGGACCATTCATTGTGACGTCTCGTGAGCAGGGCGTAAAAGTGGAGTTCGAACGCTTTAAAGATTACTGGGATAAAGCGTCGAAAGGTAACGTTGATAAGCTAACGTTAGTTCCTATCAAAGAAGATGCGACTCGTGTAGCAGCACTGCTTTCTGGCGGCGTTGACATGATTCACCCAGTAGCGCCAAACGATCACAAACGTGTGAAAGACGCAGAGGGTATCGATCTTGTGACGCTACCAGGTACGCGTATCATCACATTCCAAATGAACCAAAACAGTAACGAAGCACTGAAAGACGTGCGCGTTCGTCAGGCGATTGTTCACGCTATCAATAACGAAGGTATCGTGAAGAAAATCATGAAAGGCTTCGCAACGGCGGCTGGTCAACAAAGCCCAGTCGGTTACGTAGGTCATGATGACAAATTGGTTCCTCGCTACGATCTGAAAAAAGCTAAACAGCTAATGAAAGAAGCAGGCTACGAGAACGGCTTTACGCTGACGATGATGGCGCCAAACAACCGTTACGTGAACGATGCGAAAGTCGCACAAGCGGCGGCGGCAATGCTGTCTAAGATCGGCATCAAAGTGGATCTGAAGACGATGCCTAAAGCGCAATACTGGCCTGAGTTCGACAAGTGTGCGGCAGACATGCTGATGATCGGTTGGCACTCAGATACAGAAGATTCGGCGAACTTCAACGAGTTCCTAACCATGACTCGTAACGAAGAGACAGGTCGTGGTCAGTACAACTGTGGTTACTACTCAAACCCAGAAATGGACAAAGTGGTTGAAGCGGCGAACGTAGAAACGGATCCAGCGAAACGTGCAGAAATGCTGAAAGGCGTAGAAGCAACACTATACAACGACGCTGCATTCGTACCGCTACACTGGCAAAGTGAAGCGTGGGGTGCGAAGTCTAACGTGAAAGCGGCAGACATTGTTAACCCAATGGTAATGCCTTACTTCGGTGATCTAGTGGTTGAATAA
- a CDS encoding ABC transporter permease — translation MFSFLVKRLFQALIVMFVISLVAFAIQDNLGDPLRELVGQSVSEAERQALRDELGLNDPFITKYTRFVGNALQGDLGTSYFFKRPAVEVILDKLVATLELVFGATLIIILLSIPLGVYSAIHPKSIFTKFVMAMSSVGISIPVFLTAIMLMYVFSIELGWLPSYGRGETANVFGWESGFFTIDGIKHLILPCVALASIMLPLFIRLVRSEMLEVLSSEYIKFAKAKGLNLNKIYYQHALKNTMLPVLTVGGVQIGTMVAYTILTETVFQWPGTGFLFLEAINRVDTPLITAYVIFVGLIFVVTNTIVDLLYGIINPTVNLTGKGA, via the coding sequence ATGTTTTCGTTTCTGGTCAAGCGCCTGTTTCAGGCACTGATAGTGATGTTTGTGATCAGTTTGGTGGCGTTTGCCATTCAGGATAACCTGGGTGACCCGCTGCGTGAGCTTGTAGGTCAGTCGGTTTCAGAAGCGGAGCGTCAAGCGCTGCGTGACGAACTGGGCCTGAACGATCCCTTTATCACAAAGTACACTCGCTTTGTGGGCAATGCGCTACAAGGTGATTTAGGTACATCTTACTTCTTCAAGCGACCTGCGGTTGAGGTGATTCTCGATAAGCTGGTGGCGACGCTAGAGCTCGTGTTTGGTGCGACGCTCATTATCATTCTTCTCTCGATTCCTCTTGGGGTGTACTCCGCGATTCATCCGAAGAGTATTTTTACCAAATTTGTCATGGCGATGAGTAGTGTCGGTATCTCGATTCCGGTGTTCTTAACCGCGATTATGCTGATGTACGTCTTCTCTATAGAACTGGGTTGGCTACCGTCCTACGGGCGGGGAGAAACAGCGAATGTCTTCGGCTGGGAATCTGGCTTCTTCACCATTGATGGCATCAAGCACTTGATTCTGCCGTGTGTGGCACTGGCTTCGATCATGTTGCCGCTGTTCATCCGTTTGGTTCGTTCAGAAATGCTAGAAGTGCTGAGCTCGGAATACATCAAGTTTGCCAAAGCAAAAGGCCTGAACTTAAACAAAATTTATTACCAACATGCACTTAAGAACACCATGCTACCTGTTCTGACGGTAGGTGGCGTGCAGATTGGTACCATGGTGGCTTACACCATTCTTACTGAAACCGTGTTCCAGTGGCCGGGTACGGGCTTTCTTTTCCTTGAGGCAATCAACCGTGTCGATACACCGTTGATCACTGCCTACGTTATCTTTGTTGGTTTGATCTTCGTGGTAACCAATACCATCGTTGACTTGCTGTACGGCATCATCAACCCAACTGTGAATCTAACTGGAAAAGGAGCTTAA
- a CDS encoding ABC transporter permease, with amino-acid sequence MSQSNVTAAPESTPSAWERFKNSDFLYYFKRDKVAMASFTVFMMFLVLALAAPILAPTDPYDLTSIDIMDSELPPSWMDGGEERFLLGTDEQGRDILSTILYGSRLSLTIGFLAVGLQLILGIIIGLSAGYFGGRIDSFLMRFADVQLSFSTMMVAIIVSAIFKASFGSDFYSQYAVVMLVVIIGVAEWPQYARTIRASVLAEKKKEYVEAARVMGFKAPRIMFRHILPNCLSPILVISTVQVANAIMSEAALSFLGLGLPVDQPSLGALISIGFNYIFSGAWWITAFPGIVLVTLVLVINLLGDWLRDVFNPKLYKG; translated from the coding sequence ATGAGCCAATCAAACGTAACGGCCGCTCCTGAATCGACACCATCAGCGTGGGAGCGTTTTAAAAACTCAGACTTCTTGTATTACTTCAAGCGCGACAAAGTGGCGATGGCAAGTTTTACGGTGTTTATGATGTTCTTGGTGCTGGCGCTAGCTGCACCGATCTTGGCTCCTACAGACCCGTATGATCTCACCTCTATCGATATCATGGATTCTGAACTTCCACCATCATGGATGGACGGAGGAGAAGAGCGCTTTTTACTGGGTACTGATGAGCAGGGCCGCGATATTTTATCGACCATTTTGTACGGCTCTCGCCTGTCTTTGACCATCGGTTTCCTTGCGGTTGGGCTTCAATTGATTTTAGGCATCATCATCGGCCTTTCTGCGGGTTACTTCGGTGGTCGTATTGACAGCTTCTTGATGCGCTTTGCTGATGTACAGTTGTCGTTCTCTACCATGATGGTGGCGATCATCGTATCGGCCATCTTCAAAGCCAGCTTTGGCAGTGACTTCTATAGCCAATATGCAGTAGTTATGCTGGTGGTGATCATCGGCGTAGCTGAATGGCCGCAATACGCACGTACTATTCGCGCCTCGGTGCTGGCAGAGAAGAAGAAAGAATACGTCGAAGCGGCGCGTGTGATGGGCTTTAAAGCGCCTCGCATCATGTTCCGTCACATTCTGCCGAACTGCCTATCGCCAATCTTGGTTATCTCGACAGTACAGGTAGCGAACGCAATCATGTCGGAAGCGGCATTGTCATTCCTAGGTTTGGGGCTTCCTGTCGATCAGCCGTCATTAGGTGCGCTGATCAGCATCGGCTTTAACTACATTTTCTCTGGCGCATGGTGGATTACTGCTTTCCCAGGTATCGTGTTAGTCACGCTGGTACTGGTTATCAACCTATTAGGTGACTGGTTACGTGATGTGTTTAACCCGAAACTGTACAAAGGTTAA
- a CDS encoding serine/threonine-protein kinase encodes MQSASSETQIYYHLLDLDESQKQQYLDELSQTQPEIYRQVQSLLACSVSEENLTQLLVFGAHQATHKEVNLCGEVIGKYRLTHELGRGGMGVVYAALRADETFEQDLAIKFIQSNLSNVLGRRALFDEAQLLARLNHPYIAKVFDGGVHNDSVYIVMERVFGQTLNTYLNTTPMQDIDKLRLFKQICQAMEHAHQHQVLHADLKPENILIDRNTRPKLLDFNLTQKVQSDGQKSPSALIAFSDKYASPEQQSGQYLTEQSDVFSLGKILALLFPTPAFWSDVYWVIRRATRIKAKQRYLNVRALRQDIERIIESRPIEQKKHWPLYSTLRLVQRRPLPTVLSAIIVLSGVLFANTLIQKNIQLQQEKKVAEDMMYEVTRLIFHTKGRNVEQMSVSAMMELTRRRILTNPDIPKHIKQKMLLAMMTPVPDKHMTKTISCQPNCPPQKDTNE; translated from the coding sequence GTGCAGTCAGCATCCAGTGAAACCCAAATTTATTATCATTTATTAGATTTGGATGAGAGCCAGAAACAACAGTATCTCGATGAGTTGAGTCAGACTCAACCAGAGATCTACAGACAAGTGCAATCACTATTGGCTTGCTCTGTTTCTGAGGAAAACCTGACTCAACTGCTGGTTTTTGGTGCGCACCAAGCGACACATAAAGAAGTGAACCTTTGTGGTGAGGTGATTGGGAAATACCGCCTCACACATGAGTTAGGTCGTGGTGGCATGGGAGTGGTTTATGCCGCGCTGCGAGCCGATGAAACGTTCGAACAAGATTTGGCGATCAAATTCATCCAAAGCAACTTAAGCAATGTGCTAGGCCGACGAGCACTTTTCGATGAGGCTCAGCTTTTAGCACGCTTAAACCATCCGTATATAGCTAAAGTCTTTGATGGTGGCGTTCACAATGACTCGGTTTACATTGTGATGGAACGCGTATTTGGCCAAACGTTAAATACCTACCTCAATACCACGCCAATGCAAGACATCGACAAATTGCGACTGTTTAAGCAAATTTGTCAGGCGATGGAGCATGCCCACCAGCATCAGGTGTTACACGCAGATCTCAAACCGGAAAATATTCTGATTGATCGCAATACGCGGCCAAAACTGCTCGATTTTAACCTGACACAAAAAGTGCAATCCGATGGTCAAAAGTCGCCATCGGCGCTCATTGCATTCAGTGATAAATACGCCAGTCCAGAGCAGCAATCAGGTCAATACTTAACCGAACAAAGTGATGTGTTTTCGCTAGGCAAAATATTGGCATTGTTGTTTCCAACGCCGGCCTTTTGGTCTGATGTTTACTGGGTGATAAGGCGAGCAACACGAATCAAAGCCAAACAGCGTTACCTCAATGTACGAGCATTACGACAAGACATTGAAAGAATTATTGAAAGCCGCCCGATAGAACAAAAAAAACACTGGCCGCTTTATAGTACGCTTCGTTTAGTGCAACGCCGACCACTACCAACCGTATTATCGGCAATCATTGTGCTTTCTGGCGTGCTTTTTGCTAACACTTTGATTCAAAAAAACATACAACTGCAGCAAGAGAAGAAAGTTGCAGAAGACATGATGTATGAAGTGACGCGCCTTATCTTCCACACTAAGGGGCGAAACGTCGAACAAATGTCGGTCAGTGCCATGATGGAACTGACGCGTCGGCGGATTCTGACAAACCCAGATATTCCAAAACACATAAAACAAAAAATGTTGTTGGCGATGATGACACCCGTGCCCGATAAGCACATGACAAAAACCATAAGTTGTCAGCCAAATTGTCCTCCACAAAAGGACACCAACGAATAA
- a CDS encoding substrate-binding domain-containing protein, with product MAQQNKKNRTTLQDVADKVGVTKMTVSRYMRNPESVAEKTRTKIASAIEELGYIENRAPAMLSKSSSKAIGILLPSLSNQIFASFVQGIETVTKANGYETLLAHFSYDEQEEEHKIASLLSYHVDGLILTESLHTPRTLQMIKNAGVPVVETMELPENPIDMAVGLDHVDASYNAVKRILASGKRTVVYFGARLDTRTKLRMQGYDRAMIEAGLEPKHVLTGEHSSFSLADGLLERALETYPDLDGVFCTNDDIAIGTLLSAQHRGIKVPDQLAVVGYNALDIGQTISPKLTSVDTPRFEIGEKSAELLIARLKGEEHAETKVDMGYRITAGESV from the coding sequence ATGGCTCAACAAAACAAAAAAAACAGAACGACACTACAGGATGTAGCCGATAAGGTTGGCGTAACGAAGATGACGGTCTCTCGCTATATGCGTAATCCGGAATCCGTAGCAGAGAAGACTCGCACAAAGATTGCTTCGGCAATTGAGGAATTGGGGTACATCGAAAACCGAGCCCCGGCAATGCTATCTAAATCATCAAGCAAAGCCATTGGCATTTTGCTGCCGTCTCTTTCCAACCAAATTTTTGCTTCTTTTGTGCAAGGGATCGAAACGGTTACCAAGGCGAATGGCTATGAAACACTACTTGCTCACTTTAGTTATGATGAGCAAGAAGAGGAACACAAAATTGCCTCGCTGCTGTCCTATCATGTGGACGGTTTAATTCTAACGGAGAGTCTCCATACTCCGCGTACGCTACAGATGATTAAAAATGCAGGCGTGCCAGTGGTTGAAACCATGGAATTGCCAGAAAACCCGATTGATATGGCGGTCGGCTTAGATCATGTTGATGCATCCTACAATGCAGTAAAACGTATACTGGCATCGGGTAAACGTACGGTTGTGTACTTTGGTGCTCGCTTGGATACACGTACCAAACTGCGTATGCAAGGGTATGACCGTGCCATGATCGAAGCCGGGCTAGAACCCAAGCATGTGCTGACGGGAGAACACTCAAGCTTTTCTTTGGCAGATGGCTTGTTAGAACGCGCATTGGAAACCTATCCAGACCTTGATGGCGTGTTTTGTACCAACGACGACATCGCGATAGGTACGTTATTGAGTGCTCAGCATCGAGGCATCAAAGTGCCGGATCAGCTCGCAGTGGTCGGTTATAACGCGCTTGATATTGGCCAAACCATCAGCCCTAAGCTCACCAGCGTGGATACGCCTCGTTTCGAGATCGGTGAAAAGAGTGCCGAGCTATTGATTGCACGTTTAAAAGGTGAGGAGCACGCAGAGACCAAAGTCGATATGGGTTACCGAATTACTGCGGGCGAGAGTGTTTAA